The Malus sylvestris chromosome 8, drMalSylv7.2, whole genome shotgun sequence genomic interval TTCCCTaaaaaaacaactcaaaacccCTTCATTAAAATACCCGTAATTGACCCTAAAAATctagagagttttaacgaaacattcaTGGTAccgttcacttttaacgaaaataacatttttactctaaaaagtcactcatggtactattcacttacaacacatttttttcattttgattaaactcgaagttttcaaatcattttcattagttttcctaaaaatctATGGGATAATACTATTAATCAAGTGTTCAAATACATCAAGACAttcgtttaaatttttttacacCTCCCGCCTTCCATGAAGTCTTTATGGAATTTGATCATTTACAGGATGAGacggtttgaaaattttggagcATGTATGACATACATTATTGAATTTAACGACTAAACGTAATAGGACTGCATACTATACAtttattctttttcaaataAAGAAAGATTAAGCGAAATTAACTATTTAGCAATAACTACATGCGAGGCACCTATCCTTCCCCAAAAAGATAAAAACCATTACACTCAAAAACCACCCGGCGATAGTGTGTGTGTCATTGAGTTTTATGATTTGAACTATTATTCTTGTGCAAACTATTACGGTCAAACAAAATCTAAAGCTCTTTACATGATAAGGGTGTTGTGACCCGTTGCCACTGATTCCATCATGCAATTTGTACGGTAAAGAGAACACGTTTTTCAATCAAGGGTGGGGTATGCATGTAAAGTTAGTCCAACATTCCTTCActtttttctactttttttttttttttttttttatcaaaacgaAGAATCGTCAAATATACAGACGGTTTTCAACTACGACTGTCTTAAAGTTTTTTTCTTACTTAAAAAGGGAATAACTCAGTGGCAGATTATAAttatagaaaaactaatgagattataattatagaaaaactaatgaaatgatttgaaaattttgagttttaacgataagtacaaaataaagggtaaagtaaatagtatcaagattgattttttagtgttaaaatgaacagtactgaaattttttttattaaaatttcctATAATTATTTATTCTTTCGAAGCTTAAAAGAAGCTAgttaataattatattttatttgtgaTCACAAccaattatatttacaatctaCAAGAACCCACCtcattttttttacctttaaaATGTTGATGTTTGCACTTTGCTACTAGGCCGTTTGTCATGGTTATGACCCTATGTAAGTTAACGTTACACATGCATAGGTGGATTGTCAACCATGGATTGTCAATTGGTGGTACCAAATGCTATGACGATGCAACCTTAAATGATTAGTCTggtgaaaattatttttaagaGCTTTTTATGTTGTCTTGTGGCATTAGTCtcatggaaatatcgggatattatcgatatcgataaaattgaataaaaaccacgaaaattgtaagaaaaacttggaaatttttattgaaactttgcaagatgtttatttagttaattatctattagtttatcataaaaaaaaaattgaaaggaaatgcattgcatgatggatttaactaatttaagttgattatatagcgagctggcaaacattgtaagtgtagaaaatatgtagtaattaatgaaagaagtttaaacacaccataatcatttatatataatgaattagtaaaatattttacacttcatacattgcatgataaaatacatgagtgacttagtaccgcatagagttcctatcaaggtctaaaatatcgatgatatcagaaatatcgatagttcaaaaacacgaaaatttcgatgtaAATATCggaataatatcgatattttagaccttagtCATGACTGTAGGTCTAAGTTTAGTAGGGAGGTtagaaaaatcatttttttaaaattattttcacgTCCCTAAACTATCGTACAAGTTTGTATAAGAACTGTAGACGGCATGGACTATATTACTAGTAAACCATTACCCCACATGTTTTAATGAAGACTTGTATTGGATAACTTGACAATAATCTAAcatgtttaatttttgttaattcaTCAATAGTTGTCACTTAGCACTAGTGGCGAAGCCAGAAATTATTAGCAGGAGGGCCGAAATTTAATAAAGGgtaaaaggtttcaaaaggaTTTAGACAACCATTCAAGGTCTACAAGAAGGTTAGCCAATATTTCATCAAACTCAGTAACCTCATTTTATCGagaattatttaaaatattcaaGGAGCATCTGGACTAATCAGAATAGTCAAAGGAGAACTTGGAGTACTCGGAATATTCAAAGGAGGATTTGCACTAACCGTATTTGAAGGAGGATACAAGTGTCATTTTTTTTAGTatcgttccattacgtaatatATAATGAGGAAGGTCCAAAAAACGCTAAACGCTAGTCAAGCGGCGGGCTGAAGCCTAACGCCTAGAGCCTAAACGGAGCCTTCATTTATTATATCATATAAATAAAGGGAACTGTTATCAGCActcaaaaaatctcattctacacttctcacAAGTGTAATTTTCTTACTAATTATacaaagtttggagtgcaaaataagatttttgaagtgccaataacaattccctaagggtgcgtttggtacgtgggacgggacgggatggaacgggacgaggcgttccgtcccgcgtttggtgcgccaaaaatgggtggaacgggttgttccacgggacagattttgggtgtttttgcgtcccacctccccctggaacgggtttgttccacgtctgtggaacacaatgttttaccattttaagacaaatataccccatgtctttttcaaaaattacaccttcgttccgtcccgtcccgtcccgttccgtcccgttccgttccgttccgtctgcgtaccaaacgcaccctaaataaatgcatatttattatataacataatatatatatattgaaaaattcTCCTTAGTACTTTGGTAAATCATCTAATGGTATGAGATAAAAGTTCAAGTGATTACGAGTTCGTGATGCATTATGAAATATATTTTGAATCTCAtatgaatttattttatattgtatATGTGTGACTtgcaacttatataaaacaatgttctaaaaaacggccTAGGCAGTGGTAAGCCGATGCGTTTTCTTGCAAATCGGTTGGAAAAATCGGATGGGCTATAGGCGGCCTAGGCGGGGCTAGAcggttttttttaatgaaataaaaaaaaattaaaaaaaaatcctatctaagtctaaggtcatctccaaccgaaggggccagagggccgaaaatagcccgaaaaccgtctccaactgagggctagggcagagggctctggaatctgggagggccccacgggatcggagtggctggctaatttttttttttaatgttttgttattcCTGTCAGTTCTAACCGATAGGAATAAGTGTAACGGCTAGCAGAATATTATTAATTACTatttgtgtcggttataaccgacactaatagtaattTGAATTGCaaatagtgtcggttataatcgacacGAATAGTATGAACAACTTTGAATCCAATGGCTGGCGCCagttaccgttggattcaaatatatatatatatatatatatatatatatatatatatttttttttttttaggtttattgggcttttttttttattttttaaattctatttttttcctataaatacctaaaccattcattAACCATTGTCAAAAAAATTTcaccattcctacaccatttcaattctcatattttctttcctttttcaaaaatctatccttcaatttttttgataattttcaaacttatattttacaaaatttggttcgtattttttttcgtataacttctattttacaaaatttattatttaaattgtagtttttaaataataaattatgtttggctctcggttggagacagttttttgtgacagggctataacgagccctctggccctctggccctcggttggagacggagacaAATATgaccctgtactgttcattaaaatattaatatcttggagaatcttggagggccagagggctaaaacgagctctctggctagccctcggttggagatggcctaagtggtttaaaattgtgaacttgttgtacatttgttatcctacaatactcctcactatggttatatggcatatatgtcacgtcccggcccgggtccaccacatctcgggcccgttccaccattgtagcacgatattgtccactttgagcttaccattccctcacaattttgtttttgggaactcacgagcaacttcccagtgggtcatgggagtgctctggcctccttctcgcttaacttcggagttctgacggaacccgaagccaatgagctcccaaaaggcctcgtgctaggtagggatggaaatatacatttaaAGATTACTCCGGTGGGCGATATGTGATGTTAcaatatatgcttaatgtgtttttaaaatttggacttgttggatactctttttgcattttatcatttttttaattatcttatccatggatttcatacaagtataattttttataagtgtcaatatgcacttatttacaaaatacaagaaatttacctaaatccgtctaggccccgcctagcgttttttagaaccttgatataAAACAAAAGAATAGAGTGTATATTTATATGATAGTGTGTAccctcaaaaataaaaaagaaatacaataatataatagtattcttttctttctttctttttattttgtcgaTTAGTATATAGGGCATTCTTTACTACTGGTGAACAGGAAACTTTTGCTTGGGTTTTATTATAGGTgtaattttctttcaattagaGTACCATTAGAATTCTATGTGATGTTCTCCTGGTTGTGGCGAAATGAATGGCAGTAACTACTGCCATGTGTAAAATGTAAGCAAAATTCGTGTAATTAAGTTATAAAAAATAGGTTTTAacattttcatcttcttcttcccgatGGTGGGTATGCAGACTCTGCAATCTGCAAGTCATGCCGCACCAAGCTTTGCAACTGCAACCATGGCTGTCTTATTGCAGCCGACATTCGCATCACACTAAGAACAAGAAGCTGCTGTGAGCAGGGCCTGTGCGGCAACAGAAGAATACAGGGCTGCTACCTACAAGTTTTCCGATGGACCAGAGGGGCGGTTGCTCGCTCATGGGCTTCATTTACGGCGAGAGAATGGGTGGTTGCCCCCTCTTGCGCCTATGTAGCTTCACCAGTGCTTAACACTACAAAACTACGTTCTAGTGACATGCAAGTTCAAGCTTAAATTTTAGCACACAATCAGGTCAAAATCATTTGTTATTTGCCATCTACCGGTAGAGGGTAGGGTGTGCCTTGTAAGGCCTAGGCCGAGACTCAACATTCTCGTAcaacaaattactttaatgcCTATTTAAACAACTAGTCCACTATTCACGTGACTAGGCTCAAATAGTAGGTAAtgatttgttattttatttaattttatcacAAGCGATATTCAAATCTATAATAATTTATAGTAAGGAAAAAGAGGAGAGTTTAAATTCAGAACACAATAGGTTAAAGAGGCAAATCATGAACATCATGACAATCTAGCACTTGCTAAAtaatagctttttttttttttgaataaacgataatatctacactaaaggggtaGGGGAGTGGGCTAAGTTTTACAATGAGcttgccataataatgtggttcaacttcacatttggcaagaatcaaacctaagatatctcacttacaagtgaaaagtaatatcactaaactgtagtattaagtggcgCTGAATAATGAgttaaaaacacacaaaaaaaagaagacttGTACATGTGTCAAGTTGTTTACTTGGAAGGGGGTGATGGTTCCTTACCCAAcaagattctctttgtgagaatcCTAAGGATCCATGAATCGTGtttgtttatcgtatattgtaaagttaatttttgtcaggtactatttgtgtttaattttaaataaataaatttaatataatttctaATCGTACGATGTATAATGAACAGACACAATTAACGGATCttcgggatcctcacaaagaggattcggATTCGTTCCTTACAAGTGACAAGCCTAATATTAATCAAACATGTCTACTtcatagtttccaaaaaaaaacatGTCTACTTAATCGCCAACGGCCCATCCTTATTTACAGAAACAGGCCCAAGATTGTCAGTTGTTTGAATCTACACTCCTCCACTGTAATCATCAATTATTACCTTTTACCACCTCAGTAACTCAGTTAAAAATTCCCAGCTTCTAGACGGTAATACCTAAACCATTCACACGCTTCGTTGCTCTcgtctcatctctctctccttggCGGCCTGTTATCCTGAAACGCGAGAGCAGCTGAAGAAGATCCGATTCCATCAATGGCGGAGACGCAAGCCGACAAAATCCAAACCCTAGCTGAGGTACGATTCCGATCGTCTTATCTATCTCTGCAAATGTTCCAATTTCGTTCATGGAAATGTTCGCTGTTTACTTCGATCTAGATGCTAATTCTTAGAAGGAAAGATTTGAAATTTTGCATCAAATTATGGATCTGTGCGATGGTTGTAATAATCTTTTGCTTCAATGATCTGCTGTGTAAATCTAGAGCTTAATTTTCTATAGAACAATGTTAAATTTGTTGTTTTCATCAAACCTTCAGaattgcttgaaaattttgatcaacGGTCGCGTGCTGCGTGCTTAATTTGTGTTTGTAATGCAACTAAATATTGTTATAGACAAGTTTTAGGTTTTGATTAACTCTGTTAGGTATGCCTTTcaatttattttgaattttttccaAAGTTGTGTAACACTTTATCGTGTAAGGCAGGTAACCGAGCAGTAAGCATTACAAGTTTATTGCTTTAGAGGAGCATTTTAGGCCAGTCAATCAATTAGGTAAGATGTAAGCCATACTGCGGTATTAGGCTCTAAAACAAGTAAATGGTTTGTGTCAGAATCCTGGACGGAGTAACATCACCTTGAATGAAACACGCTCATAGAAGATCATGTCGAAACTTGACATCGTGTGGAGAAAATAATGTATCGGCAGGTTTAATGCATGTCTTTGGTCCTACATCTCGTTATAATGTCGAGTTAGTCCTGCCACATTAAAGCAAGCCTGAGCTTGGGAAAGCACAAAGTAGGGTAATATTTCTGGTAGTATATTAGTACTAAGAAAAGTTGACACTGTGATTGCGGGATACAATAGGCTCGTCTAGGACTGACATGCTTGCAGAATCATAGCGGAGTGTAGTGCCCACTTCCTTTGTACGAAAAATTCTTCCACGAAGTAGGCATGACCTGTTGTGGTGTAGTTGGGCTACGTATTGCTTGTTCCTAACTGAACTAGATATGCTGAAAATTTTCCCCTTTCTCAGTATCCTTCCCCAGGCATGCAACCAATCTAGTTGTATTAAGCTTAATATTACTTAGCAATCTAGTTGTATTACGCTAAGAACTACTGCAGGGCCTGCTATCCGTGCCATACGGCTGTTTTCTGGATAATGATAAAAATCTTCCAGCCTTTGACGATGTTAGATGCTTGTCCTTTGTTAGTCCTTTCTTTTCAATGGCATAAGATTAGTAATGGCTAAGTGTTTCCCTGTCATACTTTGACATACAGCAATACGCATTGGAGAAAGATGTGGGTGCCAAGCCTGTCGAAGTAAAAGAAGTTGTTTCTGAGAAACCTGAGGAAGcacctgctgctgctgctgcagcaGAAGAAAGCTCTGAAGTTACACCAGCTGTTGAAGTAAGCAGTGAAGCCAGTCCTACTGCTGCTACTGAAGAAGGCACTGAAACCAATCCTACCTCTGAAGCTGCTGCTGAAGAAAGCAGTGATAGTACTGAAAACTCAGGTGACCAAGAAGTAGTTGAAGAGACACCTGAAATTAAGGTTAGTTGCCCATAAAGTTATCAATGATTTCTCTTTACTCCCTAACATAGTGCATATCGTATCTTATCTTTTATCTTTATATGTTTGATTTGTTCACTAGCATTCTATTCTCATGTCCAGATTGAGACGGCACCAGCAGATTTCCGTTTCCCAACTACTAACCAGACAAGGCATTGTTTTACCCGATATATCGAGTATCATCGGTATGTATACAAATACACACAGGCACACTGCTCCTTTTTGTTATTTGAGCAGCATTTATCACGGACATTCTAGCTTGGTGCTGAAGTTTTTGACAATGTTTTCACTGGTCCAATTATTTTCAGGTGCATAGCTGCAAAGGGGGAAGATGCTCCGGAGTGTGACAAATTTGCAAAGTTTTACCGCTCTCTTTGCCCTGGTGAATGGGTATGTAATTTCAGTGCTCTTTCAGGCCCTAAAATTGTAGTGTTTGCCATTATATTGAAAGTATGGCCTTCTTCATCCTCAACATTTTGAATCAGTGTTCTTAATTTAGTTTAGTTAAGTTGCCTTTGCTATTGGAGAAGTTTTCTAATTGTCGATCTTATAGTGTTCTAAGTGGTTACAAATCTGGAAGGAGGGAAAACAGATATATAGTTGACAAGGCCACAATCAATTGATACCATGTGTAAAATAAAGGAATCCCACACACCTTATTACAATTTGTTGAGCTTCATGTTTTTACTCATGCTGATCTCTGCACATCAAATTTCAGATCTACTCTTTAGCCATTCATTGCTACCGAAATAGCATTGGTATTTTTGTAATGCATTTTGTACTAGAAACTGAACCTAATATATAAAATAGATTTCTCAATTGGATCACCTTGCCTTGctattttgtatatatttggGAGAGGTTAGAGATTTAAATACTGTTGTGAGATCAGAAAAATATGTGTCGTATAACAAGTTATTAAGCAGTTCTATTATGCTTATAGTTGATATCGATTGCTTCTACTCTAGTTTACACAAGATACGAAGCAAAATCTTAGAAGAATATCTGTTGAGATGTTTTCAACGCTTGGATCATTGCTGATCTTTTTATAGTTTCTTCTCTTCCTTATTTAAGT includes:
- the LOC126633219 gene encoding cytochrome c oxidase subunit 6b-1-like, which translates into the protein MAETQADKIQTLAEQYALEKDVGAKPVEVKEVVSEKPEEAPAAAAAAEESSEVTPAVEVSSEASPTAATEEGTETNPTSEAAAEESSDSTENSGDQEVVEETPEIKIETAPADFRFPTTNQTRHCFTRYIEYHRCIAAKGEDAPECDKFAKFYRSLCPGEWVERWNEQRENGTFPGPL